The Actinomycetota bacterium genomic interval GCGTCATATCAGGCAACAAAGCCTGCTGCCGACCGAAGCGCCGGTCCTTCACTGCCTGCCGAAACACGGGATTGGCATCAGGGTGGGCCTTCACATACTCCTGAAAGAGGCCGTGGGTGAAGAGATGGACATGCGCGTCTATCAGCTGCCCGGGCACTGTCGGAGAAGCAGGTGCAAGCTGATGCCCGGACTCTTCGCTCATGTCACTTCCTCCGTCTGCTCCACCAGCACCCTGGCGATCCGGCGTCTTCTGATGACCTGAACGGTAAAGGTAACACCCTCTATCGTGATAGATTGACCCGGGAGAGGAATCCGCCCGAACTTCATCAACATCCAGCCGGCAACGGTTTCGTACCCATCTGACTCGGATATCGGAAAGCCCATCTTTTTCGCGTCCTCGACAGGCAATCTGCCATCTATCACCCAGCGCCCGGGGTCAAGCGGAGTGATATATCGGCGGTCTGGATCGAACTCGTCGGCGACCTCACCGATAACCTCCTCGACGATGTCTTCGATCGTCACGAGCCCCGCCGTGCCACCATGTTCATCAACAACAACTGCCATGTGATTACGCATCTTGCGCATATCGGAGAGCAGCGGAAGAATGCCTTTGGTCTCGGGCACGAAGACCGGTGGCCTGGCAATGGCGGCTACAGACTCGTCAAGTCGCCCTGCGGCTACAGGCTCTACGAGGTCTTTCAGCAACAGCACTCCGACGATGTTGTCGGGGCTTTCGCGATAAACCGGAAGTCGCGACAGGCCGGAGGTACGAAAGGCGGTCAGGGCCTGTCCGACCGATGTCGTGTCCTCGACCAAGGAAACGTCGACCCTTGGCACCATTATCTCGCGCACCACCGTGTCACCAAGCTCGAATATCTCGTGGATCATGCGCTTCTCTTCATCCAGCAGAGTGCCTTGCTCGGTCACAAGCAGCTTGATCTCCTCTTCCGAGATACCCGGCCGGCCCTGCCCCGGCTTCACACCGATGAGGCGCGAGACCATATCTGTTGACCTGGCGAGAAACCAGACGAGCGGAGCCGTCAACTTTGCTACAAACGAAATCGGCCTTGCGACAAATATCGCGACCGACTCAGCCCGCTGAAGCCCAAGCCGCTTCGGCGCCAACTCCCCCAGCACAAGGGTGAAGTACGATATCGTCAGCGTAATGACAAATAGCGAAATACCTGCGGCGCTACGATCGATCCACGCAACGCCGAGACCCCTTAGCCACTCCGCCATCGGCGCCGACAGATTTACAGCGGCGGTTGCCGAAGCCAGAAATCCAACCA includes:
- a CDS encoding HlyC/CorC family transporter; translation: MNEYLGEIVFIAGLLMLNAYFAAAEIALISARRAILLRRAEKGSAGARVAIRLLEDPSRLLATIQIGITLVGFLASATAAVNLSAPMAEWLRGLGVAWIDRSAAGISLFVITLTISYFTLVLGELAPKRLGLQRAESVAIFVARPISFVAKLTAPLVWFLARSTDMVSRLIGVKPGQGRPGISEEEIKLLVTEQGTLLDEEKRMIHEIFELGDTVVREIMVPRVDVSLVEDTTSVGQALTAFRTSGLSRLPVYRESPDNIVGVLLLKDLVEPVAAGRLDESVAAIARPPVFVPETKGILPLLSDMRKMRNHMAVVVDEHGGTAGLVTIEDIVEEVIGEVADEFDPDRRYITPLDPGRWVIDGRLPVEDAKKMGFPISESDGYETVAGWMLMKFGRIPLPGQSITIEGVTFTVQVIRRRRIARVLVEQTEEVT